Proteins encoded in a region of the Streptomyces sp. NBC_01298 genome:
- a CDS encoding D-alanyl-D-alanine carboxypeptidase family protein, translated as MAGRVRGLAPAQGDGSVPEGTTEQPLPALGLLAELTNTPPPPATPARTVARRVRIWVPPLLLLVAVLAVVQALRPLPDAVLTSGGAATSVTLDGRFEVPWPEKGQAAVRVGGAGDVGTFGEQKPVPTASVAKVMTAYVILKDHPLKKGEDGPRIEVDAKAVAEGASKSESRIEGLTAGTRFSQQNMLKMLMIPSGNNIARLLARWDTGSDSEAAFVERMNAEAKALGMTSTTYTDPSGLDAKTVSTAADQLKLAEEVMKSDAFRAIVRLPQATVPGLSEPLINNNGDLLIDELSVSGIKTGSSSAAGGALMWAAYKTVGDKTPLILGTMLDQHVTGADPDGANSLKLVKQNSKKVIEAVRAALTPAGAIKKGQVVGYVDDGLGTRTPVVATRDTAAVAVPGQQLALSLAVGGDGLPAHAPAGTEIGTLTIGTGPGAPTVPVALQTDLSEPSFGAKLLRLG; from the coding sequence GTGGCAGGCAGGGTCCGGGGCCTCGCCCCCGCGCAGGGGGACGGTTCCGTCCCCGAGGGGACCACCGAGCAGCCGCTGCCCGCGCTCGGTCTGCTCGCGGAGCTGACCAATACCCCGCCGCCGCCCGCGACCCCCGCCCGGACCGTGGCCCGCCGGGTCCGGATCTGGGTGCCGCCGCTGCTCCTGCTGGTCGCCGTACTGGCCGTCGTACAGGCGCTGCGGCCGCTGCCCGACGCCGTCCTCACCAGTGGGGGCGCCGCGACCTCCGTCACCCTCGACGGCCGTTTCGAGGTGCCCTGGCCGGAGAAGGGCCAGGCCGCCGTACGGGTCGGCGGCGCGGGCGACGTCGGGACGTTCGGGGAGCAGAAGCCCGTGCCCACGGCCAGCGTCGCCAAGGTCATGACGGCCTACGTGATCCTCAAGGACCACCCGCTGAAGAAGGGCGAGGACGGCCCGCGGATCGAGGTCGACGCCAAGGCCGTCGCGGAGGGTGCCTCGAAGAGCGAATCGCGCATCGAGGGTCTGACGGCCGGCACCCGCTTCTCCCAGCAGAACATGCTGAAGATGCTGATGATCCCCTCGGGCAACAACATCGCCCGCCTGCTGGCCCGTTGGGACACCGGAAGCGACTCCGAGGCCGCGTTCGTGGAGAGGATGAACGCCGAGGCCAAGGCGCTCGGCATGACCTCCACCACGTACACCGACCCGAGCGGGCTCGACGCCAAGACCGTGAGCACCGCCGCCGATCAGCTGAAACTGGCCGAGGAGGTCATGAAGTCCGACGCGTTCCGGGCGATCGTCAGGCTGCCCCAGGCGACCGTTCCCGGCCTGAGCGAGCCGCTCATCAACAACAACGGCGACCTGCTCATCGACGAACTCAGCGTCAGCGGCATCAAGACCGGCTCCAGTTCGGCGGCCGGCGGCGCGCTGATGTGGGCGGCGTACAAGACGGTGGGCGACAAGACCCCGCTGATCCTCGGCACGATGCTCGACCAGCACGTCACCGGCGCCGACCCCGACGGCGCCAACAGCCTGAAACTGGTCAAGCAGAACAGCAAGAAGGTCATCGAGGCCGTCCGCGCGGCACTGACCCCGGCCGGCGCGATCAAGAAGGGCCAGGTCGTCGGCTACGTGGACGACGGGCTCGGGACCCGGACCCCGGTGGTGGCCACCCGCGACACGGCCGCCGTAGCCGTGCCGGGCCAGCAGCTCGCTCTCAGCCTGGCCGTCGGCGGCGACGGCCTCCCCGCGCACGCGCCGGCCGGCACCGAGATCGGGACCCTGACCATCGGCACCGGCCCGGGCGCGCCGACGGTCCCCGTGGCCCTCCAGACGGACCTGTCCGAACCGTCCTTCGGCGCGAAACTCCTCCGCCTCGGCTAG
- a CDS encoding peptidoglycan recognition protein family protein produces the protein MAKIPLERNFVHGDRDAQRGLVLHVQEGEGSLYERFNTPGIKTSSHFWVSRDGETEQYVSVLDRAWAQVDGNGGWASVETSGFATRPLTEAQVEAVARVYAWGAGAHGWPPAVSERPDQPGLGVHAMGGAAWGGHACPGGLRSGQRTEIIRRVLELLPPAGE, from the coding sequence GTGGCGAAGATCCCGCTGGAGCGCAACTTCGTCCACGGCGACCGCGACGCGCAGCGCGGGCTCGTGCTCCATGTCCAGGAGGGCGAGGGCTCTTTGTACGAGCGGTTCAACACCCCCGGGATCAAGACCTCCTCGCACTTCTGGGTTTCCCGGGACGGGGAGACGGAGCAGTACGTGTCCGTACTGGACCGGGCCTGGGCGCAGGTGGACGGCAACGGGGGCTGGGCCTCGGTCGAGACCTCCGGTTTCGCCACCCGGCCGCTCACCGAGGCGCAGGTCGAAGCCGTGGCCCGCGTCTACGCCTGGGGCGCGGGCGCCCACGGCTGGCCGCCGGCCGTCAGCGAACGGCCGGATCAGCCCGGTCTGGGCGTCCACGCCATGGGTGGCGCCGCGTGGGGAGGCCACGCGTGCCCCGGCGGCCTCCGTTCCGGCCAGCGCACCGAGATCATCCGCCGGGTGCTCGAACTCCTGCCGCCCGCTGGGGAGTGA
- a CDS encoding glutaredoxin domain-containing protein, whose translation MTRAWKLPLLLLVCGSAFAAGSVFTGSPATAAVLLLMFLVLAGVHSPLVFPRPITLLEARRRSAADGRPVVLWRPGCQYCIRLRVRLGRNAGQLHWVDIWRDPAGAEAAREANDGNETVPTVIVAGRPHTNPDPAWVRSQLSPTV comes from the coding sequence ATGACACGTGCCTGGAAGTTGCCCCTGCTGCTCCTGGTCTGCGGCTCCGCCTTCGCGGCGGGGTCGGTGTTCACGGGCAGCCCCGCCACCGCCGCCGTGCTCCTGCTGATGTTCCTGGTGCTCGCGGGCGTGCACTCGCCCCTCGTCTTCCCGAGGCCGATCACGCTGCTGGAGGCACGGCGCCGCAGCGCGGCCGACGGCCGGCCGGTCGTCCTGTGGCGGCCCGGATGCCAGTACTGCATACGGCTGCGCGTCCGGCTCGGCCGCAACGCCGGCCAACTGCACTGGGTCGACATCTGGCGCGACCCGGCGGGGGCCGAGGCGGCACGTGAGGCCAACGACGGCAACGAGACCGTACCCACGGTCATCGTGGCCGGCCGGCCCCACACCAACCCCGATCCCGCATGGGTGCGCTCCCAGCTCTCCCCGACCGTCTGA
- a CDS encoding chloride channel protein: MLLPAVLVGAGAGLGAVAFRWLIEVFTKALSGHDDYSAAGHADNPYVPWLGPYFVLLAPVVAGALYGPLVYRYAKEARGHGVPEVMYAVARQGGRIPPRVAVVKSLASALCIGGGGSVGREGPIVQIGAALGSTAGALLRMREERMRLLVACGAAGGIAATFNAPLAGVFFAMELILRDFTARAFGLVAVSSVTASVIGRAALGDQRFLDLVPVSAGHLAAYALYILLGAVAGAVGVLFSKVLYGVEDLCDAVWRGRPEWLRPAAGGIVLGAILLALPEMYGVGYPVLGKAAVGGYAIGFLLVLLVGKIIACSVTIGIGGSGGVFAPSLFIGAMLGSAFGQTMDGLAPGVTGSATTYAVIGMGAVFAGSARAPITAVVIIYELTGEYGIILPLMVAVAVATGVSHALSRDTVYTAKLRRRGVDLDLTGPAAVEVRTAMGPPPPALAPGTGLREAITAMIEAGAERLPLVDRHGHYAGSVGALALSRALHAGLSEHTPVETVRDHPPALLAGQSLQEALPLLAASEGDGLPVLDEERLRLLGWVSHRSALLALYPPSQPAP; encoded by the coding sequence ATGCTGCTGCCCGCGGTCCTCGTGGGCGCCGGAGCGGGACTGGGCGCGGTGGCCTTCCGCTGGCTGATCGAGGTCTTCACCAAGGCGCTGTCCGGCCACGACGACTACTCCGCCGCAGGCCACGCCGACAACCCGTACGTGCCCTGGCTCGGACCGTACTTCGTGCTGCTCGCGCCCGTGGTCGCGGGCGCGCTCTACGGACCGCTCGTCTACCGCTACGCCAAGGAGGCGCGCGGCCACGGGGTTCCCGAGGTGATGTACGCGGTCGCCCGCCAGGGTGGCCGGATCCCGCCCCGGGTCGCGGTGGTGAAATCGCTCGCGTCCGCGCTCTGCATCGGCGGCGGCGGCTCCGTGGGCCGCGAAGGCCCCATCGTCCAGATCGGGGCCGCCCTCGGCTCCACCGCCGGAGCCCTCCTGCGCATGCGCGAGGAACGGATGCGGCTGCTGGTCGCCTGCGGCGCGGCCGGTGGCATCGCCGCCACCTTCAACGCCCCCCTGGCCGGCGTCTTCTTCGCGATGGAACTGATCCTGCGCGATTTCACGGCCCGCGCCTTCGGCCTGGTGGCCGTCTCCTCGGTCACCGCCAGCGTGATCGGACGCGCGGCCCTCGGCGACCAGCGGTTCCTGGACCTGGTGCCGGTAAGCGCCGGTCACCTCGCCGCGTACGCCCTGTACATCCTGCTCGGAGCGGTGGCCGGAGCCGTGGGTGTGCTCTTCAGCAAGGTGCTCTACGGGGTGGAAGACCTCTGCGACGCCGTCTGGCGCGGCCGCCCGGAATGGCTCCGCCCGGCCGCCGGCGGCATCGTGCTGGGCGCGATCCTGCTGGCCCTGCCCGAGATGTACGGGGTCGGCTACCCGGTCCTCGGCAAGGCGGCGGTGGGCGGGTACGCGATCGGATTCCTGCTCGTCCTGCTCGTCGGCAAGATCATCGCGTGCAGCGTCACCATCGGGATCGGCGGCTCGGGCGGCGTCTTCGCCCCCAGCCTCTTCATCGGCGCCATGCTCGGCAGCGCCTTCGGGCAGACGATGGACGGCCTCGCCCCCGGAGTGACCGGCTCGGCCACCACCTACGCCGTCATCGGGATGGGCGCGGTCTTCGCGGGCTCCGCCCGCGCGCCGATCACCGCCGTCGTCATCATCTACGAACTGACCGGCGAGTACGGCATCATCCTGCCCCTGATGGTCGCCGTCGCCGTCGCCACCGGGGTCAGCCACGCGCTCAGCCGGGACACCGTCTACACGGCCAAACTCCGCCGCCGCGGGGTGGACCTGGACCTGACCGGCCCGGCCGCCGTCGAGGTCCGGACCGCCATGGGACCGCCACCGCCCGCGCTCGCGCCCGGCACCGGCCTGCGCGAGGCGATCACGGCGATGATCGAGGCGGGCGCCGAGCGCCTGCCGCTGGTCGACCGGCACGGCCACTACGCGGGTTCGGTCGGCGCGCTCGCCCTCTCCCGGGCCCTGCACGCGGGACTCTCGGAGCACACGCCCGTCGAGACGGTACGGGACCACCCGCCGGCCCTGCTCGCCGGCCAGTCCCTCCAGGAGGCACTGCCGCTGCTCGCGGCGAGCGAGGGCGACGGCCTCCCGGTCCTGGACGAGGAACGGCTCCGCCTCCTGGGCTGGGTCTCCCACCGCTCGGCCCTGCTGGCCCTGTACCCGCCTTCCCAGCCCGCCCCCTGA
- a CDS encoding cytochrome P450 — protein sequence MAIEAGPVGRLSPPVPVLDPAVVARWSAGGGQLVELLAEVCGRLGGVGAFRLGGREAGPGDRPTVLVTGPGAIQQVLALYPQRYVKRSHRARPLVGEGVLSATGEAWKRQRRLLQSQFTGTGMRRYEQRIAGAARTAAGRWAAYARTGEVFDVGEEMRRFALDTIWRSLTGHPLDADTDRELGAVAAVVAALPTLPADSAGAGEAVAADLARIDAVAHHAIAAARRGRAGPDGPGLLHLLVEASAERPEYTDGLIRDELVTLLVAGHETTATTLTWLYLLLDRHPEARARALAAGPAGSAERREAIQALVSETLRLYPSAWILPRHAVEDDVLGGFAVEAGTDVVVCPYLAHRDPVLWPDPERFDPLRFTVPGGRPSVPGGYVPFGIGPRACLGLQFALRESVVLLEHLLPDRVPAFRSVPDRAAYSITVRPDGPTPATLTARPDPGR from the coding sequence ATGGCCATCGAAGCCGGTCCCGTGGGCCGCCTCAGTCCCCCGGTCCCCGTCCTGGATCCCGCCGTCGTGGCGCGGTGGAGCGCGGGAGGAGGCCAGCTCGTGGAGCTGCTGGCCGAGGTCTGCGGACGGCTCGGCGGGGTCGGCGCGTTCCGGCTCGGGGGTCGCGAGGCCGGGCCCGGCGATCGGCCGACCGTGCTGGTCACCGGGCCGGGGGCGATCCAGCAGGTGCTGGCCCTGTATCCGCAGCGCTACGTCAAGCGTTCGCACCGCGCCCGGCCGCTGGTCGGGGAGGGCGTGCTCTCCGCGACCGGCGAGGCGTGGAAGCGGCAACGGCGGCTCCTGCAGTCGCAGTTCACGGGGACCGGGATGCGCCGCTACGAGCAGCGGATCGCCGGGGCCGCGCGGACGGCCGCCGGGCGCTGGGCCGCGTACGCCCGTACCGGGGAGGTCTTCGACGTCGGCGAGGAGATGCGGCGCTTCGCCCTCGACACCATCTGGCGCTCCCTGACCGGTCATCCGCTGGACGCGGACACCGACCGCGAACTGGGCGCGGTCGCGGCCGTGGTGGCGGCGCTGCCGACGCTGCCCGCCGATTCCGCCGGCGCCGGGGAGGCGGTCGCCGCCGATCTGGCCAGGATCGACGCCGTGGCCCACCACGCCATCGCCGCCGCCCGCCGGGGCCGCGCGGGCCCCGACGGGCCCGGGCTGCTCCACCTGCTGGTGGAGGCGTCCGCCGAGCGGCCCGAGTACACCGACGGGCTGATCCGCGACGAGCTGGTCACGCTGCTGGTCGCCGGGCACGAGACCACGGCCACCACCCTGACCTGGCTGTACTTGCTCCTCGACCGCCACCCCGAGGCCCGCGCCCGGGCCCTCGCGGCCGGCCCCGCGGGCTCGGCCGAGCGCCGCGAGGCGATCCAGGCCCTGGTCAGCGAGACGCTGCGGCTGTACCCGTCCGCCTGGATCCTGCCCCGGCACGCCGTCGAGGACGACGTCCTGGGCGGCTTCGCCGTCGAGGCGGGCACCGACGTGGTCGTCTGCCCCTACCTCGCGCACCGCGACCCCGTGCTGTGGCCCGATCCCGAGCGCTTCGACCCGCTGCGCTTCACCGTTCCGGGCGGGCGACCGTCCGTCCCGGGCGGGTACGTGCCCTTCGGCATCGGCCCCCGCGCCTGCCTCGGGCTGCAGTTCGCGCTGCGCGAGTCGGTCGTGCTGCTGGAGCACCTGCTGCCGGACCGTGTGCCGGCCTTCCGGTCCGTCCCGGACAGGGCCGCCTACAGCATCACGGTCCGGCCGGACGGTCCGACGCCGGCCACGCTCACAGCTCGCCCAGACCCAGGGCGGTGA
- a CDS encoding ZIP family metal transporter: MYDALVAGAWGLLAGSALLAGAALGTFFAVPRRLIALIMAFGSGVLIAAVSYDLIAEAHETGGLLPTALGTAAGAAVYSAGNALLARRGGRHRKRSGGHQPSEEQQPGSGSAIAMGAVLDGVPESVVIGASLLGGGSVGLATIGAVFISNVPEGMASAAGMRTAGRGRGYVFGLWGGIALLSGAAALLGNALLGDAPPQALAAVTAFAAGAILAMIADTMLPEAQEDAHLATGLVMVAGFLTALGLGEL; this comes from the coding sequence GTGTACGACGCACTCGTGGCCGGTGCCTGGGGGCTCCTCGCCGGCAGCGCCCTGCTGGCGGGCGCGGCCCTCGGCACCTTCTTCGCGGTGCCGCGCCGGCTGATCGCCCTGATCATGGCGTTCGGCTCCGGCGTGCTCATCGCGGCGGTCTCCTACGACCTGATCGCCGAGGCCCACGAGACGGGCGGCCTGCTCCCCACCGCGCTCGGCACGGCCGCGGGCGCGGCCGTCTACAGCGCGGGCAACGCGCTGCTGGCCCGGCGCGGCGGCCGGCACCGCAAACGCTCGGGCGGCCACCAGCCCTCCGAGGAGCAGCAGCCCGGCTCGGGCAGCGCCATCGCGATGGGAGCCGTCCTCGACGGGGTGCCCGAGTCCGTGGTGATCGGCGCGAGCCTGCTCGGCGGCGGATCCGTCGGACTGGCCACGATCGGCGCCGTCTTCATCAGCAACGTCCCCGAAGGCATGGCCAGCGCCGCCGGCATGCGCACCGCGGGCCGCGGCCGGGGTTATGTCTTCGGGCTCTGGGGCGGGATCGCCCTCCTCAGCGGCGCGGCCGCGCTGCTCGGCAACGCCCTGCTCGGTGACGCCCCGCCGCAGGCCCTCGCCGCGGTCACGGCCTTCGCGGCCGGCGCCATCCTCGCGATGATCGCCGACACCATGCTCCCGGAGGCACAGGAGGACGCCCACCTCGCCACCGGGCTGGTCATGGTGGCGGGCTTCCTCACCGCCCTGGGTCTGGGCGAGCTGTGA
- a CDS encoding YfhO family protein, giving the protein MTATSLPPAGKPLSTGRRREVEAQVGGVKRNIAFLSALVAALISMGAYSAGLAARGVYPFGEIPRATNDLRHQYVPFHTHLWDLLHGNAQGDLLFNWQSGYGVGFLGDFFTYLGNPFSLLAGLLPREHAELSVYLVSLCSIGLAAALMTVYLGRLRPGSPWLRCLIAVGYAVCGWGVTEGTIVPMWTWGLVAIPMLGIAADWCLTGRRWVLGSLLFALCWYANFYTAAMATMATALVFLVRLLLADTDWRTRGRALWRAATMTGTGLLLAAPAILVCALANKRAQPTELYVVSVKTDPLTFLSMLIPGTHPLTPAPNVYAGVLVLLLVLTLPFQSKVHVRERLAWLSLIVLTGLSFVLVPTAKLWQGGALPHGAPFRESFVFSGMLAMAAWICLAHMPRPRALLGGAGLLALLVAATYDYPAVNRHALKGVLIGGAVTAVLLLFYARGLRRPLRIGVMLLLAFSVFAGTTYTVYGNAVANDPRRRGPSRPQTMTELGRSAQEALDAHRNWPATRADAGPGIFVTNNDAMLVGGQGGSYYSSYVSVETATALRGLGLGQGMGGRHLWPANDPVLRALLGVGTVLEPAGADDVTVRTLPAPPLVTLRATGSDQAYGAPEGSIWARRQAALGAKVYTVPPLTRVGAPAASVPAPGKGFPLTKGTGEGPESWATFTGKCTPGARAFVYAPDLNATARAEGTGRRDSFSARPPAVSAPIKELGKAGADGRFTFSVRTPKDGQVLPPDALGCLDQAAFDAAVTGLKSGGATEVTAGGHSVEARLPKGSTGTAVLATTASPGWTCSVDGGPARAPISYHGLLGIPLGSGGADRVSCSYTPEGLRPGLGAAAAGLLLIVGVMGGARWRSRRR; this is encoded by the coding sequence ATGACCGCCACTTCGCTGCCGCCCGCTGGAAAACCCCTCTCGACGGGACGTCGCAGAGAGGTCGAGGCCCAGGTCGGCGGGGTCAAGCGGAATATCGCATTCCTCTCCGCTCTCGTCGCCGCACTCATATCCATGGGGGCCTACAGCGCCGGCCTGGCGGCACGCGGTGTGTATCCCTTCGGAGAGATCCCGCGCGCCACCAACGACCTGCGCCACCAGTACGTCCCCTTCCACACCCATCTCTGGGACCTTCTGCACGGCAACGCCCAGGGCGACCTCCTGTTCAACTGGCAGAGCGGGTACGGCGTCGGATTCCTCGGCGACTTCTTCACCTATCTCGGCAATCCGTTCTCCCTGCTGGCCGGCCTCCTGCCGCGGGAGCACGCGGAACTCTCCGTCTACCTCGTCAGCCTCTGCAGCATCGGCCTCGCCGCCGCGCTGATGACCGTGTACCTGGGGCGCCTGCGCCCAGGCTCGCCCTGGCTGCGCTGCCTGATCGCCGTCGGCTACGCCGTCTGCGGCTGGGGAGTCACCGAGGGCACCATCGTCCCGATGTGGACCTGGGGCCTGGTCGCGATACCGATGCTGGGCATAGCCGCCGACTGGTGTCTGACCGGCCGCCGCTGGGTGCTCGGCAGCCTCCTCTTCGCCCTCTGCTGGTACGCCAACTTCTACACCGCCGCCATGGCCACCATGGCCACCGCGCTCGTCTTCCTCGTACGGCTCCTGCTCGCCGACACCGACTGGCGCACCCGCGGCCGGGCGCTGTGGCGGGCCGCCACCATGACCGGCACCGGCTTGCTCCTCGCCGCCCCCGCCATCCTGGTGTGCGCCCTCGCCAACAAGCGGGCCCAGCCCACCGAGCTGTACGTGGTCAGCGTGAAGACCGACCCGCTGACCTTCCTGTCGATGCTCATACCGGGGACCCACCCCCTCACGCCGGCACCGAACGTCTACGCCGGGGTGCTCGTCCTCCTCCTCGTCCTGACCCTGCCCTTCCAGTCGAAGGTGCACGTCCGCGAACGCCTCGCCTGGCTCTCGCTCATCGTGCTGACCGGGCTCTCCTTCGTCCTCGTCCCGACCGCCAAGCTCTGGCAGGGCGGGGCCCTCCCGCACGGCGCCCCCTTCCGCGAGTCCTTCGTGTTCAGCGGCATGCTGGCGATGGCCGCCTGGATCTGCCTCGCCCACATGCCCCGCCCCCGGGCTCTGCTCGGCGGCGCCGGCCTGCTGGCCCTGCTCGTCGCGGCCACCTACGACTACCCGGCGGTCAACCGGCACGCCCTCAAGGGCGTCCTGATCGGCGGCGCCGTCACCGCCGTCCTGCTGCTCTTCTACGCGCGCGGGCTGCGCCGCCCCCTGCGCATCGGGGTCATGCTGCTGCTGGCCTTCTCCGTCTTCGCCGGCACCACGTACACCGTCTACGGCAACGCCGTCGCCAACGACCCCCGCCGCCGCGGCCCCAGCCGCCCCCAGACGATGACCGAGCTCGGCCGGAGCGCGCAGGAGGCCCTGGACGCACACCGGAACTGGCCCGCCACCCGCGCCGACGCCGGACCCGGGATCTTCGTCACCAACAACGACGCGATGCTGGTCGGCGGCCAGGGCGGCTCCTACTACAGCAGCTACGTCAGCGTGGAGACCGCGACCGCCCTGCGCGGCCTCGGCCTCGGCCAGGGCATGGGCGGCCGCCACCTGTGGCCCGCGAACGACCCGGTCCTGCGGGCCCTGCTCGGCGTCGGCACCGTCCTCGAACCGGCCGGCGCGGACGACGTCACCGTGCGCACCCTGCCCGCCCCGCCGCTGGTCACCTTGCGCGCCACCGGCAGCGACCAGGCCTACGGGGCCCCCGAAGGCTCCATCTGGGCCCGGCGCCAGGCCGCCCTCGGCGCCAAGGTCTACACCGTGCCCCCGCTGACCCGCGTCGGAGCTCCGGCCGCGTCCGTCCCGGCGCCCGGAAAGGGCTTCCCCCTGACCAAGGGCACGGGCGAGGGCCCGGAGAGCTGGGCCACCTTCACCGGGAAGTGCACCCCCGGCGCACGAGCCTTCGTCTACGCACCCGACCTGAACGCGACCGCCCGGGCCGAAGGCACCGGCCGCCGCGACAGCTTCTCCGCCAGGCCTCCCGCGGTCAGCGCTCCGATCAAGGAACTGGGCAAGGCGGGAGCCGACGGCCGCTTCACCTTCTCCGTGCGCACCCCCAAGGACGGCCAGGTCCTGCCGCCCGACGCGCTGGGCTGCCTCGACCAGGCCGCCTTCGACGCGGCCGTGACCGGGCTGAAGTCCGGCGGGGCCACCGAGGTCACGGCCGGCGGGCACTCCGTCGAGGCCCGGCTCCCCAAGGGCTCGACCGGCACCGCGGTGCTGGCCACCACGGCCTCCCCGGGCTGGACGTGCTCGGTGGACGGCGGCCCGGCCCGCGCCCCGATCTCTTACCACGGCCTGCTCGGCATCCCCCTGGGGTCCGGCGGCGCCGACCGGGTGTCGTGCTCGTACACCCCCGAAGGGCTCCGGCCCGGCCTGGGCGCCGCCGCGGCGGGCCTGCTGCTCATCGTGGGCGTCATGGGCGGCGCGCGTTGGCGGTCCCGCCGGCGGTGA
- a CDS encoding L-threonylcarbamoyladenylate synthase gives MAKYFDVHPENPQPRAIGSIADGIRAGGLVAYPTDSCYALGAQLGNRDGVDRIRSIRQLDDRHHFTLVCENFAQLGQFVIIDNDVFRAIKASTPGSYTFILPATKEVPRQLQHPKKKTVGVRIPDHVVVQALLAELGEPMLSSTLLLPDEAEPMTQGWEIKDRLDHVVDMVVDSGECGTLPTTVIDFSSGEAEIVRRGAGDTTRFE, from the coding sequence ATGGCAAAGTACTTCGACGTACACCCCGAAAACCCCCAGCCCCGCGCGATCGGCAGCATCGCCGACGGCATCCGCGCGGGCGGGCTCGTCGCCTACCCGACGGACTCCTGCTACGCGCTGGGCGCCCAGCTGGGCAACCGTGACGGGGTGGACCGCATCCGGTCCATCCGGCAGCTCGACGACCGCCACCACTTCACCCTGGTGTGCGAGAACTTCGCGCAGCTCGGCCAGTTCGTCATCATCGACAACGACGTCTTCCGCGCGATCAAGGCGTCCACCCCCGGCAGCTACACCTTCATCCTCCCGGCGACGAAGGAAGTACCGCGCCAGCTCCAGCACCCGAAGAAGAAGACGGTCGGCGTGCGCATCCCCGACCACGTCGTGGTCCAGGCACTACTGGCCGAGCTCGGCGAGCCGATGCTGTCGAGCACGCTGCTCCTGCCCGACGAGGCGGAGCCGATGACGCAGGGCTGGGAGATCAAGGACCGCCTCGACCACGTCGTCGACATGGTGGTCGACTCGGGCGAGTGCGGGACGCTGCCGACGACGGTCATCGACTTCTCCAGCGGCGAGGCCGAGATCGTCCGGCGGGGCGCGGGGGACACCACCCGCTTCGAGTGA
- a CDS encoding TetR/AcrR family transcriptional regulator translates to MTTAEESGRDAIVRSARRAFTLRPYAEVTLRGIAADAGVSPSLIVKRFGSKEGLFNTVADFEPAADALFAAEPAVLGRHLVLTVVRLRDELRGDPLLRVVFSLGIDDERTLLRERFREQVTARLAARLAGADRELRAELIAGQLLGLGATLSLHRPDGAGTRTPPGRLADLYAPGLQVLIDGGAARRDPRDPVSVGG, encoded by the coding sequence ATGACCACCGCCGAGGAGTCGGGCCGCGACGCCATCGTGCGCTCCGCCCGCAGGGCCTTCACCCTGCGCCCCTACGCCGAGGTCACCCTGCGCGGCATCGCGGCCGACGCCGGAGTCAGCCCGTCGCTGATCGTGAAGCGGTTCGGCAGCAAGGAGGGGCTGTTCAACACGGTCGCCGACTTCGAGCCGGCCGCCGACGCCCTGTTCGCGGCGGAGCCGGCCGTACTGGGCCGCCACCTCGTCCTGACCGTCGTCCGGCTGCGCGACGAACTCCGCGGGGACCCGCTGCTGCGCGTGGTCTTCTCGCTGGGCATCGACGACGAGCGCACCCTGCTGCGCGAGCGCTTCCGCGAACAGGTCACCGCCCGCCTCGCGGCCCGTCTCGCCGGCGCCGACCGGGAGCTGCGCGCCGAGCTGATCGCCGGCCAGTTGCTGGGCCTGGGCGCGACGCTGAGCCTGCACCGCCCCGACGGCGCGGGTACCCGTACCCCGCCCGGACGACTGGCGGACCTGTACGCGCCCGGGCTCCAGGTGCTCATCGACGGCGGCGCCGCACGGCGTGATCCGCGGGACCCGGTTAGCGTCGGGGGATGA